Proteins encoded within one genomic window of Bos indicus x Bos taurus breed Angus x Brahman F1 hybrid chromosome 18, Bos_hybrid_MaternalHap_v2.0, whole genome shotgun sequence:
- the FFAR2 gene encoding free fatty acid receptor 2, with protein sequence MPDWDSSLILTAYIIILLTGLPANLLALRAFLGRVRQPHPAPVHILLLSLTLADVLLLLLLPFKIIEAASDFRWELSNLACALMGFGFYGSIYCSTLLLAGISVERYLGVAFPVQYKLSRRPVYGVIAALIAWVMSFGHGTVVIIVQYLNSTQRAPKENETTCYENFTQEQLRLLLPIRLELCLLLFFFPMVVTTFCYSRFVWIMLTQPHMGAQKQRRAMGLAIVSLLNFLLCFGPYNISHLVGFYMKASPKWRREAVVFGSLNASLDPLLFYFSSSVVRRSFGKGLQALYHWGSSLLGRRCKETAEAANEDPGVSQAEGAPSSDFTLD encoded by the coding sequence ATGCCAGACTGGGATAGCTCCTTGATCCTCACGGCTTACATTATTATCTTGCTCACCGGTCTCCCTGCCAACCTCCTGGCGCTGCGGGCCTTCCTGGGACGCGTGCGTCAGCCCCACCCTGCACCTGTCCACATCCTCCTGCTCAGCCTGACGCTGGCCGacgtcctgctgctgctgctgctgcccttcAAGATCATCGAAGCCGCGTCTGACTTCCGCTGGGAGCTGTCTAATCTAGCCTGTGCCCTCATGGGTTTCGGCTTCTACGGCAGCATCTACTGCAGCACGTTGCTACTGGCGGGCATCAGCGTCGAGCGCTACCTGGGAGTGGCTTTCCCCGTGCAGTACAAGCTGTCCCGCCGGCCCGTGTATGGAGTGATCGCTGCTCTGATCGCCTGGGTCATGTCTTTTGGTCACGGCACTGTGGTGATCATTGTTCAGTACCTGAATTCAACCCAGAGGGCCCCAAAGGAGAATGAGACCACCTGCTACGAGAACTTCACCCAAGAGCAGCTGAGGCTATTGCTACCCATTCGGCTGGAGCTgtgcctcctcctcttcttcttccccaTGGTGGTCACCACCTTCTGCTACTCGCGCTTTGTGTGGATTATGCTCACCCAGCCCCATATGGGGGCTCAGAAGCAGCGCCGAGCCATGGGGCTGGCCATCGTGTCGCTCCTTAATTTCCTGCTGTGCTTTGGGCCCTATAACATATCCCACCTGGTGGGGTTCTACATGAAAGCAAGCCCCAAGTGGCGGAGGGAAGCTGTCGTATTTGGTAGCCTCAATGCCAGTCTGGACCCcttgcttttctatttctcttcctcAGTCGTACGCAGGTCCTTTGGGAAAGGGCTGCAGGCACTGTACCATTGGGGCTCCTCCCTGCTGGGACGCAGATGCAAAGAAACAGCGGAGGCCGCGAATGAGGACCCGGGCGTGAGTCAAGCAGAGGGAGCCCCGAGTTCGGACTTCACCCTGGACTAG